Below is a genomic region from Macaca thibetana thibetana isolate TM-01 chromosome 1, ASM2454274v1, whole genome shotgun sequence.
AGTGGACCGTGGCGGCACCCAGGATGTTTGGTGCCTCCACCTGCGCTGGGAAGTCCTAGGAGTGGGGACCCACTCATCGATGACCCAAGGCAGTTACGTGCTCCAGATGCAAGACggcacacgcgcgcgcgcacacacacacacacacacacacacacacacacacccgttCCGTCCCGTCCCGTCCGCTGCAGGTTCGCCGTTTACTACTGAGAAACGCTGGACTGAGAGGAGCCGGCATTAGCAACTCTTTTATTTGAAAACGTGGGTGGCTCTGAAAAGAGCCTTTTGAGTTCACAGGTGCCCCTTCGAGACGCGGGCCGGGCTGGGCCCACTTGGGCCGGACGTCAGCCTCacttgccctttgccttgtggtGACTCTCCGTCTTCTTAGGGAGCAGCACGGCCTGGATGTTAGGCAGGACGCCGCCCTGGGCGATGGTGACTTTGCCCAGCAGCTTGTTCAGTTCCTCGTCGTTGCGGATGGCCAGCTGGAGGTGACGAGGGATGATGCGCGTCTTCTTGTTGTCCCGAGCCGCGTTGCCCGCCAGCTCCAGGATCTCGGCGGTCAGGTACTCGAGGACCGCCGCCATGTAGACTGGCGCGCCGGCCCCCACCCGCTCCGCGTAGTTGCCTTTGCGCAGCAAGCGGTGCACTCGCCCTACCGGGAACTG
It encodes:
- the LOC126932652 gene encoding histone H2A type 2-A, with amino-acid sequence MSGRGKQGGKARAKAKSRSSRAGLQFPVGRVHRLLRKGNYAERVGAGAPVYMAAVLEYLTAEILELAGNAARDNKKTRIIPRHLQLAIRNDEELNKLLGKVTIAQGGVLPNIQAVLLPKKTESHHKAKGK